The genomic segment CAGGCCTTGCGGACGTTCGCCGCCTTTTTCCCCTTCGGGCCGGAGGTGACCTCGAACTCCACCCGCTGCCCCTCGGCGAGGGTCCGGAACCCCTCTCCCTTGATCTCGCTGAAGTGGACGAAGATGTCCTCGCCGCCCTCTTCCGTGATGAAGCCGAACCCCTTCGCGTCGTTGAACCACTTTACCGTGCCGAATGCCATGCCTACGACTCCTCTGCTGGCCCCGTGGGGCCGTCCGACGATCTTCGGGCGTTACGCCGCCCCCTGCGTTCGGCCGGCCGGGTGCCTTCCCCGCTCCGCAGCCGGAAGAGCACCGACGTGCGCCCCCGCTGTGCCGGATACCGAATCCGTTGGTGAAGAAATTCGCGTGGGTCGATCCTGCGGGTGACCACAGCGCACATCTCACCGTTTCGGCCCTCATCCTATACGCGAAACGCGACCGGGGTCAATACGCGAAACGGCCACCGGAAAAAACCTGCCCGGGCGCTCTTTTCCCGAAAAGCGCAAAATAGTGTTTGACAGAAGAAAACCCGGGGAGAAAACGCGCATCGTACCAGACAGCGCGAGTTTCACGCTCATCGATCCCGGAACTCCAATCCCCCGTCCGGAGGATTCCGCCATGCCCGTCCCGTTCGCACCGCAATATGATTCCTGGTCCCTCGGCTCCCCCCCGTCTCTGGGGACTCCCCTTCCGCGGCGGATGCTGTCGCTCACGATCCACCGCGACCAGTACGGCCCTCCGTCGCGATCCGTTCGAATGGAGGAGGTCCCCGCCCCGCGACTGAAGCCGAACGAGGCGAAGCGTGTCCTCGTCGCGGTCCTCGCGACCGGCCCCAATTTCAACACGAACTTCGCCGCGCTCGGTCTTCCCGTGCCCGTGTTCGGGAAAGGGGACACGGCGTCCGTGCACGTGCCGGGAAGCGACGCGCTCGGGATCGTGGTGGACGCCGGCCCCGGCGTATCGGCGGTCAAGGTCGGCCAGGCGGTCATCCTCGACTCGTGGACCGGCCGGAACATCCGGGGGTACGAGACGCACGACGGGTTCAACGCCCAGTTCGCCGTCGTCGACGAGGAGCGCGCGGTGCCGGTGACGGGGGCGCTTCGGACCCACACCCCGGAGAGGCTTGCCGCCATGCTCCTGACGTACGGGACGGCTTACCGCGCGGTGGCGGAGCGGCTCTCCGTGCGTCCCGGGGACGCGGTCCTCGTGATGGGAGGCGGAAAGGGAACGAGTTTCCCGGGAGCACAGATCGCGAAATCCCTCGGTGCGCGGGTCCTCCTCGTGGGCTCCAATCCGGAGCTGGCGCGGGACCTGATCTCGCGGGGGATGGCCGACGCCTTCGTGGACCGCCGCTCGATCCCGAAGGAGGTGTTCGGCGTCATCCCCGCGGGGATGACGAACGGGGAGTGGAACCGCAGGACCGAACCGTTCCGACGCGCGGTCCTCGAGGCGAACGGCGGGAAACCGGTGGACAAGATCTTCGAGCACACCGGGGGGGAGAATTTTCCGCTCCTGATCTCCGCCCTTTCGCCCGGAGGGACGCTCGCCTTCTTCGGCGCCACCGGGAAGGGGTTGAAGGGCGAATACAAGGAGACGTTCTTCCACGACGGCCGCCGCTTCGTCATGGACGCCCGCTGGGTGTGGATGCGGCAGAAGCAGGTCCTCTTCCGCCGGACGAAACCCGCCGGGATCTTCGACGAACTCGCGCTGCCTCCCGGGCGGCGGGTGCTCGTCTGGGGAGCGGACAGCGAAGCGAGGAAGTTCGTCGCCGCGGCGCGGGCGCGCACCGCGGAGGTCGTCGTGATCGCCTCCGCAAAGCGGGAGAAGCGCGGGATCGCGGAACTCTCCCGGATGGGGGTGCCGCCGACCCACATCCTCGACCGCGACGGATTCTCCCTCCCCGGGGAGATGCCGGACCCGCTGACCCCGGAAGGCCGCCTCAACCCCGAATACGCCTCCGGCTTCACCCGACCCGCGCAGGCGCTGGGGAAGGCGCTCTGGAAAGTATTCGGTCCGCGCGTCTCGCCCGACGTCGTCGTGGACCGCGTCGACCAGGACACGCTCCACTTCAGCACGTTCGTCGCGCGCGATTTCGACGAAAGGGACGTCTTCCCGTGCGGGACGGTCGTCCTCCGGGGGAAGAGCGACCTCTCCATCCGGGGCTCCCACATGTACGGGGCATCCCAGGCCGCCGATGTGATCCGTCTCCTGTCCGCGGGGAAGATCGCGATGGACCAGGAGGACCTCGAGATCACGGACCTGCCGGGCCTTCCAACCTTGCAGCAGAGGATGCTGGACGGGACGATGCGGAAGCCGAAGGGAGTCGCCCTCGTGCAGGCGGACCGCCCGGGACGGACGGTGGCCGAGTACGAGGACGCCTTCCGGGGGGAGATCGTCCAGGCGGCCGATCCGGCGGCCCGGAAATTCGTCGATGTGAGGATGGCCGGCGACGTGGCGATCGTCACGATCACCCGCCCCGACGCGCTCAACGCCCTGAGCGAGGAACTCCTTTCGCAGTTCGCCGCCGTCGTCCGGGAGGCGGGGTCCCTTGGCACCATCGGAGGTCGAACCGTCAAGGCGATCGTCCTCGCCGGCGCCGGACGCTCCTTCGTCGCTGGGGCGGACGTCAAGGAGTTCCACGGGAAGACCGCGGACGTCGTGGACGCCCTCGCGTGGAAGAACATCTCCGCCTTCACGGAGCTCGAGAACCTGGACCTCCCGGTCGTGGCCCTGGTCGACGGGTTCGCGCTGGGGGGGGGCAACGAACTCGCCATGAGCGCGCATTACCGGATCGTCACGGAGAACGCCCTCCTCGGGCAGCCGGAGGTGAAGCTCGGGATCATCCCCGGATACGGCGGCATGCAGCGCCTCCCCCGCCTGGTCGGCCCGCAGGTGGCGGCGGAAATCTGCGTCAACGGGGAACCGGTCGACGGGTACACGGCGGTGGCGCTCGGGTGGGCCGACGAATTCGTCCCGTCTTCCACTGCCCTTCCGCGGGCGGTCGACGCCGCCCGCGACTTCGCCACAGGCGCACACGCTGTGCCTCGTCGGGAGTGGGACGCCCTTGCCGCCGCCGGGAAGGAAGAGCTGATGCGCCTGTTCGCCCGCCCGGAAGTGCGGGCGATCCTTGACGCCCCGACCCCTGGGAAGGAGTCCGCGGGAAATCTGCGCGCGGCGCGGCTCGCGGCGGCGCGGGACGCCCTGCTGGCGATGAAGCACGGGTACGAGCGCGGATTCCGGGAGGGGTTGCGCAACGACGCGAGGATGTTCGGCGCCGTCGCCGCCTCCCCCGGGGGCCAGGAATGGGTCGGCCGTTTCCTCGCGAAGGACGCCGCCCAATCGTCGTTCCTGACCCTCCTCCCGCCCGCCGAACCGGCCGGAGAGAGGCCGCCGATCACGAAGAAGGCGCCCGGCGACCGCCCCATCTCCTTCGTGGAGATCGGGGAAATCGCCTCGATCCTGAAGGATAGGATGAACTCCGGCGGTGTAACTCCCTTGCCGAAGAAGATCCTGAACGAGGTGATTGCGCTCCTCAAGGATCGCCCGTCCCCCGCGATCCTCGAGGAGATCGATCCCGGGAAATCCGGGAACGTCGGTGCCCGGATCGCCTCGCTCCTCTCCAGGGGGAAGATCTCCGTGCGGGTCGTGGACCTCGGACCCGATGAAGGGTTCCGCCGCGAGAACGCCCGTCCGACGTGTGAAGTCCTGCTCGTCGAAAGGGACGGGGAGATCCTCTGGGAGGGGAAGAAGCGGTTCCGGATCGAAGCCGGGGCGTTCCCGCGCGTCTTTCTCCCCAAGGCGTTCCTCGAGCGGAACGCCTCCCGGCCCCACGTGGTGTACCAGGCGATCATCCACCCGATCCTGGAATGGGTGTTCGGCTACCCGCACATGATCGCCGTGCTCTGCGAGTCGGCGTACAATGCGGCCCCGCGGGAAAGCGCCGGGAGTTTGAGCGACCTGAACCGGTACATCGCGGAAGGGGCCGGGATGGACCGCGACTTCCCCTACTTCGACCGGATCCTGGTAGACGCCTACGAGCCGGAGGATTTCAGGAAAGAGGAACTCGCGAACTTCTTCGGCGGCGACGAGGGGAAGGTGGGGACGGTCCTTGCGCGGGCGCGGCAGATGGGGGTCCGGTATCGGAAGCTGGTCTCCGAGATCCGCGAGGGAGTGCTGGGGGAGATCGCCGCGGAGAAAGTCGCGGCGGGCCGCGCGGCCCTCGACGAGGGGGACGCCGAGCGGGCGCTCCTTCTCCTCCGCAACTTGGTCCTCTCTCCCGATACGCCGTCGCCTTCCCGGGAAGAAGCGGCGGACCGGATCGCCGTGGCCATCCGTTCGTACGCCCTGGGCGCCGACCCCGCCTTCGAAGGGGTGACCGTCGCCGCCGGCGAGGTGACGGTCGAGCGTTGGGCAGGCCCTCGGGCCCACGATCTCTCGAGGCTCCTCTCCCGCGCCCTGTCGCTCGCCCGGACCCCGGGGAGCGGTACGGGGGTGGGGGAATCGGTCGCGGGGGGGGCCACCCCCCGCAGCGTCCACGTCGTCCCGGAACTCGAGCGACCCTCCGGAAAATTCATCGACGGAAACGACGGCCTTCACTGGGTGTTCGAGAAGGGATTCGTTCTCCGGCTTCTCTCCGGGATGGACGAGGGGACCCTCGAAGAGGGGATCCCCGCGCTCCTCGCGTGCCGCCTCCTGCGGGACGCCTCCTTTCCCGACGAGAAGCTCTCGATCGAGCGGCAGTTCTCCGCCGCCGTCAAAGGGACCCTGGAGGCGTACCGTTTCTACCAGTCGCTCCCGGAGGGGACGCGGCAGCAGATGGCGGAAACGTACGGGCGGCACCCCCCCGCCGACCCGCTGTTCCTCCTTTTCGCGTCCCTGGAGACGGAGGGGAACCCTGCCCGCGCCAGCCACATGATCCGGAACATGACGGCCCGGACCCACTCGTATCGCCACGTCCGGTACCCGGACACCAACCTCGCGGGAAAGGTGGTCGTGATCACCGGCGGCGGGACCGGGATGGGGCGCAGCCTCGCGCTCGAGGCGGCGCGGCGCGGCGGGAACGTGGTGATCACCGGCCGGCGGCCCAACCCGCTCCTCGAAACGAAGGCCGACATGGACGACCTCATCCGTCACCTCGGCCTCACGAACCAGACGCTCGTCGTCCAGGGCGACGTGTCCGACCCGAAATACGTCGGGGAGATGTTCGAGCAGATCGAGAGGGAGATCGGCCGCATCGACGTCCTGTACAACAACGCCGGCGTCTCGGGCCCGGTGGTGTTCGGCTCGGTATACGAGGAGGGCCATTTCGACGAGTACCGGGAGGCGGTCAATATCCACCTCACCGGCTCTTGGATGGCGTCGCTCGAGGCGGCGAGGATCATGGAGGGGCAGCCGGGCGGCGGCACGATCGTCATGGTGGGGACGTTCTACAGCGAGAGCATCCACCACCACGTCCTGCACGCCTACCCCGGGCGTCTTCCGTACACCTCCGCCCAGTCCGCCAAACTCGCTCTCGGGGATTACCTTGCGTGGGCGCTCGCGGGGAAGAGGGTCTCCGTGCTCTCCCTCAACCCGTCGGCGGTCTCCACGGAGCGGATCCAGCGGGGAAGCGGCGTCTTCGACAAGGGGTCGAAGGCGCGCGCCCGCATCGGGCGAAACGTCCCCCCCGAGGCGCTGGAGCGGGACACCCTCGAACGGACGGTGGGGCACGCCTTCGTCGATCCGAGGGATTTCGCCGCGCTCGCGCTCGAGCTCGTCGAAGGCCCGTTCCGTCGGACGATCGGGGGGGTCCGCCTCCCGATGGGCGGCGTCACCTACGAGCAGCCTCCCGGCGTCCTCCCCTCCCCCGCCGCGCTGTCGCGGTACCCCGATCTGGTCGGCAAGGTCGCGCTGGTGGTGGTCGGAGAGGCCCTTTCGGGCGACGTCCCCCTGATCGAGGCGTCCGCCGCCGGACTGGCGCGGGCCGGAGCCGCGGTGGTCCTCTCCGGAGGCCGGCCCGAGATCCTCGAGCCGATCGCCTTGAAGATCAACGCGCGCGGCGGGGAAGGGACCGCCACGGTCTCCCCCGTCACCCTCTCCCACCCCGCGCACGTGCAGGAGCTGTTCGACGGGCTACCGCGGGTAGACCTCCTCCTGTACTTCACCGGAAGCGTGGACTGGAAACGGCCGCTGACGAATCTGCCGCATGACGAATGGACGGCGCGCGTGGACCGTTTCGGCCTGACTCCCCGGTTCCTCTGCTGGCAGGCCGAGCGCCGCATGGACCGGGACGGGACGGACGGCACGATCGTGCTGGTGGGGCCGGATCTCTCGGGCGCCCCCACGATCCGGGAGCGAAACCTCGTGCAGGTCTTCCAGGCGATGCTGCGCCCGGCGGTGGCGACGGAGGCGATGGAACGCGCGCTGATGCGGAAGGCGAAGAACGAAGGGACCGCTCCCGGCCCCGTGTCGGACGTGAACATCGGGTGCGTTCTCCCGGGACGCACCGACGGCAGGAACCGGCAGGCCCGACCCGAAGCGACCGCCGCCTCCGTGCTCTGGTTCCTCGAGGAGGGGAAACGCGTCTCGGGGGCGGTTCTCCTGCCCGACGAGCAGAACGCCATCGCGGCCCTGCCCCCCGACCCCGTTGAAATCCCGGGCACGGCATCGGGAAAAGTGGCCGTCGTCACCGGCGGGATCCGCAATCTCGGGAAGGAGATCTCGCTGCGGCTGGCGGCGGAGAAGGGGACGGTCGTGATCGGGAGCCGGTACCCTCTGACGGATGCGAAGGACCCCGGAGAGGCGGAGAAGGCGCGAGGGGAGCTCGCCGCGGCCGACGGCGTCCTGACGCGGATGCGCCGCTCCGGGGGGCGCGCCCTGTGGGTTCACACGGACGTCGCGCGGCCGGGGAGCGTCCGCGCGCTGCTCTCGGAGGCGAAGAACCGGTTCGGCCGCGTCGACCTCCTGGTGAACAACGCCGGGGCCGGGGGGAACTTCTCGCGAGTCGGGGAAGTGATGCGGGATCACGCGGAGAATTTCTCCGCGGTCCTCGCGGCGAACTTCCTGGGGCCCTGGGAGGCGATCGCCGCCGCCCGGGAGATCCTGCGGGCCCGGGCCGGCGGGGGCTCGATCGTCAACGTGTCCACCCATTACGCCGATCACCCGTACCTCTTCCGGACGATCTACACGGTCTCGAAGATCCTGTTGAAGGCGCTGGCGAAGGCAGCCCGCGGGACCCTTGCGGCGGACGGGATCTCCATCGCCGACGTCGCGCCGACGCTCATCGCCGGTCCGCGGATGGAATGGGTGATGCGGAACTACGCGACGAAATTCTCCGCCGGGTTCGACGATTTCCCCGGGCTTTCCGCCGCGGGGCGGAAAGCGCTTACGGAACTGTTCCTCCGGTCCTTCGACGGCGCCCTGTCCACGGAAGAGCGGGCGGCCGCCTCCGGGAAGTTCCTCTCCGCCCTGCGGGCGGAGAAGATGCCGAAAGGTTCCCGCGAGCGGATCGAGGCATGGTACGGGCGGATCGGCGAGTGGTTCCGCTCCACGGTTCCGGCGGCCCCACCGGGGAACGAGGAGGTGGCGGAGGCGGTGCTCTTCGCCGCCAAGGACGGGCGCTTCCTTGAAAACCCGTTTCTCTCGATCACCACCCTCCCCCCCTTCTCCTCCTTCCCGCCGTCGCCAGGCCCCCGGAAGGCCCTCTCCGCCGGGGAACCGGGGACCCTGGTGTCGACCGGGGGCGCCGGAGCGCTTCACCGCCGCCTCCACGAGGCGCTCACCCGGAAGGGAGGCGCGGTGACGTCGCTGTCGGACGCGGAGATGCCGGACGGCCAGGCGCGGATCACCCGGCCTGCAGGGCATCCGTCCGCGAAGGGCGCCCGGGGACGGGCGCAGGAGACGCAGCAGCGCCGCCTCGACCTGTCCGATCCGCGGGTCGTCGAGCCGTGGCTGGACAACACGCTCGTCGGCGCGCCGCCCCCGGCCTTCGCGGTCCTGATCGTCGGCGCTACGACCGCGGGGAAAGGGGTTCTCGATTTCTCGCCGGAAGAGCGCCAGCGGTTCCCGTCCCATATCATGAAGGCGGTCACCCTGTTCGCGGAGTCCGCGCGCGCGGTGCGGGACGGCGGTCACCTCGTGATCGTCGGGCCGCGGGACACGACCGGCGAGGGACAGCTGACGCTGGCCGCCCTGCGGCAGACCGTCCGAACGTTCCTCGCGGAACAGCATTTCCTCCCGTCGTCGAAATCGGTTCGCGTCTCCCTCCTCGCCGGGCACGGCACGGGGGCGGAGCGGGAAACGGAGCGGGAGGTGACGGAGATCCTCGAAGGGGCGCATCCCCCTCGCGTCGAACCGTTACCGGTGGGATACGTGCGCCCCTAACGCTCCCCGTCATAGATACGCGGCAATGTGTCGGGAAGACAGCACGGAAGGCGAACACATTGGGAGGGTCTGGCGGAGTCGCCGCAGGAGGGGGCGCAGCCGAAGGGAGAGTGCCGAAGTCGCTGCGCCTTCCGGGATCGCTCTTTGAAACGGAGTACTCGGTTACACGTGGTTTCTCAGCATCAGTTCCACTGGATGGGGGTTGAGGAACCGTTGCCGCGCGAGGTAGGCTACGTCGTATTTTCGAACGTAATGGCGGATCAGGGTGACGGGAACGACCAGGGGGACCAGCCGCCTACGATACTGGTCAATCACCTCGATCATCTCCTGTTTTTCGTCGGTTGATAGCATTTTCTTGAAGTATCCCATCATGTGCGACAACACGTCGGCGCACTTCTTGGGCGTCGCCTTGTGCGCCAGCGCCGACAGGAAGATCTCTTCGTATTTCCGATAGAGGCTCGCGATGGGAAGGGTCTTCCCCCCGGCGACGAGCCGGCCCATCTCCTCGTAGTGCCCGCGATCGTGGGAGAGGAGCAGCAGCTTGTGGTCCGTGTGGAAGTCGACCAGCGCCCCACGGGACGGGGGACGCGCCAGCAGGTCGCGGAAACGCCGCAGGCAGAAGACCCGTTCGATGAACATCTCCCGGAGCACCGGGTCGGTGAGCCGACCCTCTTCCTCCACCGGGATCCGCGGGAACCGCTCCATGAACCTCCGGGTGAAGACACCGGTCCCGGTCCGCGCCGGGATCCCTCCACCGTCGCCGTATACTTTCACCCTTTCCATCCCCGAACTCGGGGAGTCTTTCTTGCAGATGTACCCGCACAGGTCGAGGCCGGACAGCTCGTCGAGGCGGGCCTTCGCCCATCGCTCCATCCGGTCCGTGTGGTCGATCCCGGACTTGTTCGCGACCAGGCGGGGGCTCCTCGGATCCCCCACGAGCCGCATCGCTTCGCGCGGGACGGGAAGCCCGCAGTCGGCCTCCGGGCAGACTCGGACCCACTCGACGAAGGGGCCCAGCGTCCCGATCAGGAAGAGGTCCCGCTTGTGTCCGCCGTCGTAGCGGACCTTCTCCCCCAGCAGGCAGGCGCTGACAAGGATTCTTACAGGGTCAGGCAAACCGCTTTTCCTTGAACCGGTCCCGCATGATCAGCAGACGGCTCCGTTGAAGCATCGTCGCGAGGGTCAGCGGGTACGGCATGAGGTACCTCCGTGGGCCGGGACCGCCCGGAATGAATGACGGATGCCATTTTGACGGAATCGCTCTTCAAGTCAACGGCGAAAGAGACTCACCCCGCGACGTCGCCCAGGTAGGCGGCCCGGACCTTCGGATCCTCCTGCAGATCGGCCGCCCTCCCCTCGAGGGCGATCTCCCCCGTTTCGAGGACGTAGGCGCGGTCCGCGACGTCGAGGGCCATGGAAGCGTTCTGCTCGACGAGGAGGATCGTCGTACCCGACTTGTTGATCTCCACGATCATCCGGAAGATCTCGCTCACCAGCCGGGGGGACAATCCCATGGACGGTTCGTCGAGAAGGAGCAGGTCGGGCCGCTGGACAAGGCCCCTCCCGATGGCCAGCATCTGCTGCTCCCCCCCGGACAGCGTCCCGGCGAGCTGGACGGCGCGTTCCGCGAGACGCGGAAAGAGATCGAAGACCCGTTCGAAGCTCTCCTCCAACTCCTTTCGGGATGAGCGGGTGTACGCCCCCATCTCAAGGTTCTCCCGGACACTCATGTTCGCGAAGACGCCCCGGCCTTCCGGAACGTGGGCGATCCCCAGGCGGGCGATCCGGTGGGAAGGGAGTCCCGCGATCGATCTTCCGTCGTGTACGATGCTCCCCGCGGAAGGGCGAACGACCCCCGAGAGTGCCCGCAGGGTGGTGCTCTTCCCCGCCCCGTTCGCCCCGATGAGGGAGACGATCTCCCCTTTCGCGACGGTGAACGAGACCTCCCGGAGCGCCTGCACGGCTCCGTAAAATACGCTTAAATGATCGACCGTTAACAGCAATATCTCACCTGTTTCCTACTTTCTTCCCCCGGCGGTGTCGCTTCTTTTCCCGAGGTACGCCTCGATCACCTTCGGGTCCCTCCGGATCTCCGCGGGGAGACCCTGGGAGATCACCTGGCCGAAGTCCATCACGATCAGCCTCTCGCAGATCCCCATCACCAGTCGCATCTGGTGCTCGATCAGCAGGACGGTCAAGGAGAAGCGCTCCCGGATCCGGAGGATGAATTCCATCAGCGTTCCGACCTCGGAGAGGTTCATCCCCGCCGCGGGTTCGTCCAGCAGGAGGATCTTGGGACACGACGCGAGCGCGCGGGCGATCTCCAGTCTCCTCTGGTCGCCGTACGGGAGGTTCTTCGCGAGCTCCTTCCGGCGATCCTGGAGGGAAAAGATCGAAAGAAACTCCTCCACCTGCTCCCGCGACCGCCGTTCCTCCCGGTAGAACGCCCCCGTCCGGAGAAGCGCGGCGGCGGCCCCGTACCGGACGTGCGGATGGTGTGCGATCCGCACGTTGTCGACCACGGTCAACTCCCGGAAAAGGCGGATGTTCTGGAAGGTCCGCGCGATCCCGCGGCGGGCGATCTCGTCCGGTCGAAGCCCCGTGATCTCCTCTTCCTCCAGCGAGACAGCACCGCGATCCGGGCGATAGATCCCGGTGATCACGTTGAACAGCGTGGTCTTTCCGGATCCGTTGGGGCCGATGATCCCGACGATCTCCCCCCGCCCGAGGCGGAAATCCACGCCGTCCAGGGCTTTGATCCCCCCGAAGTGCCTGGTGAGCTCCCGGACCTCGAGGATCACCGGTACACCTTGCTCCGCAGGAACGGGAGCTCACGCACGCCGAACAATCCCCGTGGCCGGACCAGCATGGTGACGATCAGCAGCAGGGGGATGAGGACCCATCGGAACTCGATGTATTCCGGCGGTAGCACGACGCGCATCCCCTCCAGCAGGAAGACCCAGGCGAAGGAGGCGACCAGCGTCCCGGTCAGATTCCCGAGCCCCCCGAGAACCACGACCATCAGCACGTCGAACGATTTCAGGAAATCGAAGCTGCTCGGGTGGAGAAACGTGTACAGGTGCGCGTACAACCCCCCGGCCACGCCGGCGAAGGCGCATCCCGCCGTGAAGCCGATCACCTTGTACCGGAACGTGTCGATCCCCATCGCCGCCGCGGCGACTTCGTCCTCCCGGATGGCGACGAGTGCGCGCCCGTACGTCGAGTGTACGAGATTCCGGATCACCAGGATCGCGGC from the bacterium genome contains:
- a CDS encoding DUF523 and DUF1722 domain-containing protein; the protein is MPDPVRILVSACLLGEKVRYDGGHKRDLFLIGTLGPFVEWVRVCPEADCGLPVPREAMRLVGDPRSPRLVANKSGIDHTDRMERWAKARLDELSGLDLCGYICKKDSPSSGMERVKVYGDGGGIPARTGTGVFTRRFMERFPRIPVEEEGRLTDPVLREMFIERVFCLRRFRDLLARPPSRGALVDFHTDHKLLLLSHDRGHYEEMGRLVAGGKTLPIASLYRKYEEIFLSALAHKATPKKCADVLSHMMGYFKKMLSTDEKQEMIEVIDQYRRRLVPLVVPVTLIRHYVRKYDVAYLARQRFLNPHPVELMLRNHV
- a CDS encoding SDR family NAD(P)-dependent oxidoreductase, with amino-acid sequence MPVPFAPQYDSWSLGSPPSLGTPLPRRMLSLTIHRDQYGPPSRSVRMEEVPAPRLKPNEAKRVLVAVLATGPNFNTNFAALGLPVPVFGKGDTASVHVPGSDALGIVVDAGPGVSAVKVGQAVILDSWTGRNIRGYETHDGFNAQFAVVDEERAVPVTGALRTHTPERLAAMLLTYGTAYRAVAERLSVRPGDAVLVMGGGKGTSFPGAQIAKSLGARVLLVGSNPELARDLISRGMADAFVDRRSIPKEVFGVIPAGMTNGEWNRRTEPFRRAVLEANGGKPVDKIFEHTGGENFPLLISALSPGGTLAFFGATGKGLKGEYKETFFHDGRRFVMDARWVWMRQKQVLFRRTKPAGIFDELALPPGRRVLVWGADSEARKFVAAARARTAEVVVIASAKREKRGIAELSRMGVPPTHILDRDGFSLPGEMPDPLTPEGRLNPEYASGFTRPAQALGKALWKVFGPRVSPDVVVDRVDQDTLHFSTFVARDFDERDVFPCGTVVLRGKSDLSIRGSHMYGASQAADVIRLLSAGKIAMDQEDLEITDLPGLPTLQQRMLDGTMRKPKGVALVQADRPGRTVAEYEDAFRGEIVQAADPAARKFVDVRMAGDVAIVTITRPDALNALSEELLSQFAAVVREAGSLGTIGGRTVKAIVLAGAGRSFVAGADVKEFHGKTADVVDALAWKNISAFTELENLDLPVVALVDGFALGGGNELAMSAHYRIVTENALLGQPEVKLGIIPGYGGMQRLPRLVGPQVAAEICVNGEPVDGYTAVALGWADEFVPSSTALPRAVDAARDFATGAHAVPRREWDALAAAGKEELMRLFARPEVRAILDAPTPGKESAGNLRAARLAAARDALLAMKHGYERGFREGLRNDARMFGAVAASPGGQEWVGRFLAKDAAQSSFLTLLPPAEPAGERPPITKKAPGDRPISFVEIGEIASILKDRMNSGGVTPLPKKILNEVIALLKDRPSPAILEEIDPGKSGNVGARIASLLSRGKISVRVVDLGPDEGFRRENARPTCEVLLVERDGEILWEGKKRFRIEAGAFPRVFLPKAFLERNASRPHVVYQAIIHPILEWVFGYPHMIAVLCESAYNAAPRESAGSLSDLNRYIAEGAGMDRDFPYFDRILVDAYEPEDFRKEELANFFGGDEGKVGTVLARARQMGVRYRKLVSEIREGVLGEIAAEKVAAGRAALDEGDAERALLLLRNLVLSPDTPSPSREEAADRIAVAIRSYALGADPAFEGVTVAAGEVTVERWAGPRAHDLSRLLSRALSLARTPGSGTGVGESVAGGATPRSVHVVPELERPSGKFIDGNDGLHWVFEKGFVLRLLSGMDEGTLEEGIPALLACRLLRDASFPDEKLSIERQFSAAVKGTLEAYRFYQSLPEGTRQQMAETYGRHPPADPLFLLFASLETEGNPARASHMIRNMTARTHSYRHVRYPDTNLAGKVVVITGGGTGMGRSLALEAARRGGNVVITGRRPNPLLETKADMDDLIRHLGLTNQTLVVQGDVSDPKYVGEMFEQIEREIGRIDVLYNNAGVSGPVVFGSVYEEGHFDEYREAVNIHLTGSWMASLEAARIMEGQPGGGTIVMVGTFYSESIHHHVLHAYPGRLPYTSAQSAKLALGDYLAWALAGKRVSVLSLNPSAVSTERIQRGSGVFDKGSKARARIGRNVPPEALERDTLERTVGHAFVDPRDFAALALELVEGPFRRTIGGVRLPMGGVTYEQPPGVLPSPAALSRYPDLVGKVALVVVGEALSGDVPLIEASAAGLARAGAAVVLSGGRPEILEPIALKINARGGEGTATVSPVTLSHPAHVQELFDGLPRVDLLLYFTGSVDWKRPLTNLPHDEWTARVDRFGLTPRFLCWQAERRMDRDGTDGTIVLVGPDLSGAPTIRERNLVQVFQAMLRPAVATEAMERALMRKAKNEGTAPGPVSDVNIGCVLPGRTDGRNRQARPEATAASVLWFLEEGKRVSGAVLLPDEQNAIAALPPDPVEIPGTASGKVAVVTGGIRNLGKEISLRLAAEKGTVVIGSRYPLTDAKDPGEAEKARGELAAADGVLTRMRRSGGRALWVHTDVARPGSVRALLSEAKNRFGRVDLLVNNAGAGGNFSRVGEVMRDHAENFSAVLAANFLGPWEAIAAAREILRARAGGGSIVNVSTHYADHPYLFRTIYTVSKILLKALAKAARGTLAADGISIADVAPTLIAGPRMEWVMRNYATKFSAGFDDFPGLSAAGRKALTELFLRSFDGALSTEERAAASGKFLSALRAEKMPKGSRERIEAWYGRIGEWFRSTVPAAPPGNEEVAEAVLFAAKDGRFLENPFLSITTLPPFSSFPPSPGPRKALSAGEPGTLVSTGGAGALHRRLHEALTRKGGAVTSLSDAEMPDGQARITRPAGHPSAKGARGRAQETQQRRLDLSDPRVVEPWLDNTLVGAPPPAFAVLIVGATTAGKGVLDFSPEERQRFPSHIMKAVTLFAESARAVRDGGHLVIVGPRDTTGEGQLTLAALRQTVRTFLAEQHFLPSSKSVRVSLLAGHGTGAERETEREVTEILEGAHPPRVEPLPVGYVRP
- a CDS encoding ABC transporter ATP-binding protein, which gives rise to MLLLTVDHLSVFYGAVQALREVSFTVAKGEIVSLIGANGAGKSTTLRALSGVVRPSAGSIVHDGRSIAGLPSHRIARLGIAHVPEGRGVFANMSVRENLEMGAYTRSSRKELEESFERVFDLFPRLAERAVQLAGTLSGGEQQMLAIGRGLVQRPDLLLLDEPSMGLSPRLVSEIFRMIVEINKSGTTILLVEQNASMALDVADRAYVLETGEIALEGRAADLQEDPKVRAAYLGDVAG
- a CDS encoding ABC transporter ATP-binding protein, which encodes MILEVRELTRHFGGIKALDGVDFRLGRGEIVGIIGPNGSGKTTLFNVITGIYRPDRGAVSLEEEEITGLRPDEIARRGIARTFQNIRLFRELTVVDNVRIAHHPHVRYGAAAALLRTGAFYREERRSREQVEEFLSIFSLQDRRKELAKNLPYGDQRRLEIARALASCPKILLLDEPAAGMNLSEVGTLMEFILRIRERFSLTVLLIEHQMRLVMGICERLIVMDFGQVISQGLPAEIRRDPKVIEAYLGKRSDTAGGRK
- a CDS encoding cold-shock protein, with amino-acid sequence MAFGTVKWFNDAKGFGFITEEGGEDIFVHFSEIKGEGFRTLAEGQRVEFEVTSGPKGKKAANVRKA